The Candidatus Methylomirabilota bacterium genomic sequence CCTGGACGTGGGGAGGCCACCGGGGTGCACCCGGCACCTCGGTGGCCCCTCGCTCGGGACCTCGACGAGTCCAAGCCTGAGAATAGGGTCCGCATGCTTTTCGCAAAGAATCGACAGATGCAATTTCGCTCACCTTGGCACTCGGGTGGGCTGGACCGTGACCGTTGGCAATTCGGCGCCACGGACCCAGCCGCCCTTGCGCGCGGCTGCGCCAGCTTCGCGTGGACCACCGGGTCGTTGCCGCCATCAGCGTCAGCGCAGCTCAGCGGCCGCTCGGCGTCGGCGTGGATGACCTGGCCGAGCTTCTCCCGCCAACGCCGCGGAGTCGCCGCGGCCAACGCGGCGGGATCACGGTCGGTGTCCACGCGACCCTTCGACTGGCCCGGGCAATTTGTCGAACCCTTGACAGCCCAGCACGTCCACCAGAGAATGCCTAATTGGCCCGAAGTGTACGGTCCCAGACGGGAGGTATGAGCCAGACGGGAGGTATGAGCTCTGCAGCGGTGGTCCCGGTGTCGTCCGCGAGGAGGGAAAGGCCCATGGGAGACGGTTCTACTGGGGCTGGCAACCTGGAGAGCAAGGTCAAATCCTGGCCAGCCGTTCCGCCGCCGACAGCCGAAGAGCTCTACGGAAGCGTGCCGCCGGCCGCGAGCGCGTACCCGAAGTTCCTGGAGTCGATCGTCCACTGGAAGGATGAGCACGACAAGCCCGAGGCGCTCCCCAGGATCAGGGTGCTGGACTGCTCGCAGACCCAGGCCATCGGCCACTGGTGCGCGTCGCTGCTCGGCGAGCTCGGGGCCGAGGTGATCCAGGTGGAGCCCCCCGGTGGGGACCCCCTGCGCAAGCTGGTCCCCTTCGGCAGGAAGCACTACTACTTCCACGACAGCGAGCG encodes the following:
- a CDS encoding CoA transferase, producing MGDGSTGAGNLESKVKSWPAVPPPTAEELYGSVPPAASAYPKFLESIVHWKDEHDKPEALPRIRVLDCSQTQAIGHWCASLLGELGAEVIQVEPPGGDPLRKLVPFGRKHYYFHDSER